The Sphingomonas aliaeris genome segment GTTCCGCTGTTGCGCAGGAATGGTGGGGGTTCCGCGCGCGTGCTTGGCACCGAATTGTGGAATTCGGATGCGTCGATCAATGGCAAGCCGGCGATGAACGGCGCGTGGTTCGCCAGCGTGCCCGACAATCTCTATCGCCAATATGCCGCCAAATATCGCGCGCGCTTCGGCAGCGCACCATTCCGCCTGTCGAGCCTCGGCTATGACGCGGTGTTGCTGACCGTTCGCATCGCTCGCGATTGGACCGTCGGCACGGCCTTCCCGGAAGACCGGCTGAAGGATCGTGGCGGGTTCGGCGGGATCGACGGCGCATTCCGCTTCGGTCGGGACAATATCGCCGAGCGGGCGCTGGAAGTTCAGGAAATCCGCGGCGGAGCGACTGTGGTCGTTTCGCCCGCCCCGACCGGCTTCGCGAAATAGGCCGCGTGGCCGGGGTCACTCGGTCGGCGGCGTCCGCACCACGATCGGCAGGATCGCATCGAGCAGGATCATACCCGCTTCGGTGACCGCCAGCCGATCGCCGTCGCGCACCGCCAGCCCCTGATCGGCAAGCTTCGCCAGCGCCGGCAGATCGACCAGATCCGGAATGCGCGTCCGACCGATCCGCGCGATCCTCGCAAGATCAACGCCTTCACGCAGCCGCAGACCCATCAGCAACGCCTCGGTCGCGCGGGTATGCGGCGCGAGCGGTTCCTCTACTTGCATGCCGTGCTGGTTGCGCGCGATCGCGGCCATCCAGTTTTCCGGCTTCTTGCGACGCACCGTCGCCAGACCGCCGCGTCGCCCATGTGCGCCAGGTCCGATGCCGAGATAGTCCTGATACCGCCAATAGACGAGGTTGTGGCGGCTTTCGGAACCGATCCGCGCATGGTTCGAGATTTCATAAGCAGGCAACCCCGCCGCCGCGGTCGCGGCTCTTGTCGCCTCGAAAAGGTCGGCTGCGCTGTCGCCGTCCGGGATGACGATACGGCCCGCCGCCGCCTCGGTCGCGAAGCGGGTGCCCGGCTCTATCGTCAGTTGATACAGCGACAGATGTTCGGTCCCGAACGACAAAGCCCGCGCCAGTTCCGCATCCCAGGCCGCCAGCGTCTGGCCGGGTCGCGCATAGATCAGGTCGAAACTGACTCGCG includes the following:
- the hemW gene encoding radical SAM family heme chaperone HemW, producing MITAQAQTNDASPAAPASEPAPPLALYVHWPFCVSKCPYCDFNSHVRDSVDQAAWRAALLTDLAHEARLTPGRRLGSIFFGGGTPSLMPPETTAAIIRAAGDAWGFTDDIEITLEANPSSVEAARFADIARAGVNRVSLGLQALDDDALRFLGRAHGVDEGLAALDTAQAAFARVSFDLIYARPGQTLAAWDAELARALSFGTEHLSLYQLTIEPGTRFATEAAAGRIVIPDGDSAADLFEATRAATAAAGLPAYEISNHARIGSESRHNLVYWRYQDYLGIGPGAHGRRGGLATVRRKKPENWMAAIARNQHGMQVEEPLAPHTRATEALLMGLRLREGVDLARIARIGRTRIPDLVDLPALAKLADQGLAVRDGDRLAVTEAGMILLDAILPIVVRTPPTE